The window GCAAAACACCGGTCCGAGGAACACGAACCTCATATAAGGCTAGGTATGATTGAGTGAGTTTGCATAACAAAACAAAGCTCTTTCTGTCGAAGGTCATATCGAGTAAATGAGGCGGATAGATGGTGTGAAAGTGCATGTACTTACCCGGGGAGGTCTGGCGGATATGTGAAGTACTCTTCATAACCTACTTAGTGATAAGTAGCTGAACCGTCAGAAGTCAGCAGAGGTCATAGTATTAGTTGGTCTAGAACAACTAAGAAGGACCGAACAATTAAGAGAGAATAGCCCTTGGTATTCAGTGAGTCATGATGAACACAGAAAACGTAGTACCTCACTTGAGGGAGGAAGCGGTGAATCCCGTGGGAGACCTCTTGGAGGGTGGAGTGACCACTGGCATAAAGAGAACAGCTATTCACGGAAGTTATAAAGACTTGCGTCAATTATCTTAATTGAACCGCCGTATACGGAACCGTACGTACGGTGGTGTGAGAGGACGGGAGTTAATCGCTCCCTCCTACTCGATGGAATTCATCACTTTAAAAGATTCCGTCCATGAGGGCGGCAAACCAGTTTTCCTTCTGAATTTCTTCTTTTACCGTTGCTTTTACTTGAGCCTTTTTCTCTAATTTTGTCGTTAAATATCCGTAAGAACCATCCCGCAACGTAATTTTCCCAATAACGGTCCCTTTTTGAATAGGAGATTTAAGTTTCTTTTGATCTGTTAAAAATTTAGGCATAAGCGTCAGCTTGGCTTTGATCGAATGGCCGTTTTTAGGAACCAATTCAGTAACGGTTGTTTTAGATGTAATGGCTGCTTTTTCTTTCGTCCCGTTTTCTACGGGGATCTTTTGCTGGTTCGTTGGTAAGAATTTTTCCGGTGAAATTTTTTCATAGTCCCAATGGGTAAAGCCGTAGTCCAGCAATTTTTGAGCCTGCATGTAACGGGCTTTTGAAGATCGTTTTCCTTTTTTATTTTTGGCGTCTATGATGACGGCAATCAATTCGCGTTGCCCTCTTTTAGCTAATGCTACGATGCCGTAGCCTGCTGCGTCATTCATGCCCGTTTTCAAACCGATGGCGCCTTTATAAGGATATTTGCCATTTGGCAGCAATTGATTTTTATTGCGAAGAGGGATGCTGTACGAATCTGTAACAGGAAACTGATCAAGTTCTTTTTTTTCGATATCCATTTCATTTGGGAAAGAATGAATGAAATGGTATGCCAATAAAGCGAGATCACGGGCTGACATCTTATTTTCGCCATCGGAAGCTGTTCCTTTCACTTGGTACGGAGCAAGATCCTGGTTGTTTAATCCGGAAGTATTCACAAAAGACGAATGTTTCAAGCCAAGCTGTTTGGCTTTGTTATTCATCATTTGGACAAAGTGCTTGTCCGATTTGCCGGCCATTCGACCAAGAGCACGGCTGGCGGCGTTGGCCGATACCAGCGTCATGGCATTATATAAATCACGCACGGTGTACGATTGCCCTTGATACAGAGGAACATTTCCCAGCCCCGGCCTAGTGGACAAGTCTTGGTCGGTGGCATCCGCATGGTAGACATCATCCCATTTGAGATCGCCTTTTTGGATTTTTTCTAAAATGAGATATTGCGTCATCAATTTAGACATGCTAGCGACCGACAGCGATTCATCCATATTTTGGCCAAAAAGAATTTTTCCGGACTTTGCATCCACTAAAATCGCCGCTTTGGCATGAACGCTCATGTCACTGGCTGCTTCTGCTTTCGAATGGCGGCCGCTTGGAAACGACATACTGATCCCGGCGACAAGAAGGATCGCTACCAAATACATATGTACATATCGAATCATAAAACTTCCCACTCCTTCCCCCTTATTATATCTCGTTTTCTGTATAGCCGAATAAAAAAATAGAAGTACTTGTTCTCCTTGCTCCCTTTGCTTTCCAATTGTCACAAGGATTCGCCGCTATTTAGGAATAGCAAGAGAAGGTTTGCGGGAAGAAAAACAGCCAAAAGAAAAAATCCATTTTATAGAGAAGAGTGCTCTTGGAAGTTTGTGAAAAAAATGAAACTAGTATACCATAATAAGAAACATGATCTTTGGGAATGTGGAGAAAGAAGGAGGAAACAGAAGTTGGCGATTGTTTTGACCATGTTTGCCATGGGGCTCTTGCTCGGTTTTATAGGAGCAGGGGGGTCTGGCTTTATTATTGCTATATTGACTGTTCTATTTAACATCCCAATACATACGGCGCTGGGAACGTCGCTTACGGCAATGGCGTTTACCAGTTTATCAGGAGCTTATAGCCATTTTAGAGAAGGCAATACAGCTGTCGGTGTCGGACTGGTTGTCGGAATTTTTGGCGCGATAGGTTCTTACATCGGATCTAAAATTGCGACTGTTATCCCTGCCGGTGATCTTCATTGGCTGACAGCGGGAATGCTGTTTTTATCCTCCATTTTACTGTTAGTCCGTTTATCTCTGTCTAAAAAGGCCGAAGAGACAAAAACGAAAGAAGTGAAGTGGAATCAGCCGCTGACAATGATAAAGGCGATAATACTTGGAATAGTGG of the Bacillus smithii genome contains:
- a CDS encoding D-alanyl-D-alanine carboxypeptidase family protein; the protein is MIRYVHMYLVAILLVAGISMSFPSGRHSKAEAASDMSVHAKAAILVDAKSGKILFGQNMDESLSVASMSKLMTQYLILEKIQKGDLKWDDVYHADATDQDLSTRPGLGNVPLYQGQSYTVRDLYNAMTLVSANAASRALGRMAGKSDKHFVQMMNNKAKQLGLKHSSFVNTSGLNNQDLAPYQVKGTASDGENKMSARDLALLAYHFIHSFPNEMDIEKKELDQFPVTDSYSIPLRNKNQLLPNGKYPYKGAIGLKTGMNDAAGYGIVALAKRGQRELIAVIIDAKNKKGKRSSKARYMQAQKLLDYGFTHWDYEKISPEKFLPTNQQKIPVENGTKEKAAITSKTTVTELVPKNGHSIKAKLTLMPKFLTDQKKLKSPIQKGTVIGKITLRDGSYGYLTTKLEKKAQVKATVKEEIQKENWFAALMDGIF
- a CDS encoding sulfite exporter TauE/SafE family protein → MAIVLTMFAMGLLLGFIGAGGSGFIIAILTVLFNIPIHTALGTSLTAMAFTSLSGAYSHFREGNTAVGVGLVVGIFGAIGSYIGSKIATVIPAGDLHWLTAGMLFLSSILLLVRLSLSKKAEETKTKEVKWNQPLTMIKAIILGIVAGILSGTFGIGATPFIQLGLLTMLGLTIRQSVGTTMLVILPIAIGGGTGYRQAGYLDWILLLEVLVGTMTGAYVGAKFTNLAPKSVLKVAMVLTPAVAALLLLIQ